Proteins co-encoded in one Kribbella solani genomic window:
- a CDS encoding hydroxypyruvate isomerase family protein → MSQPLRYTVNCSLLFTELPLLERPAAARRAGFGAVEFWWPFVEAVPPDRQVDAFVTAITDAGVQLTGLNFFAGDMPGGDRGLVSWPKRSGEFRDNIDVTIGIGERLGTRGFNALYGNRVDGATEPDQDDVAVENLALAARAAARIDATVLLEPVSGAPKYPLKTAADALAVIDRVQAAYDDVPNLGLLADLYHLAVNGDDVDRVIAEHTDRIAHVQIADAPGRNEPGTGTLALDHQLTALAANGYTGWAGLEYKPSTTSEASFDWLPFERR, encoded by the coding sequence ATGAGTCAGCCCCTGCGGTACACGGTGAACTGTTCGTTGCTCTTCACCGAGCTGCCTCTGCTGGAGCGGCCGGCGGCCGCCCGGCGGGCCGGGTTCGGTGCGGTCGAGTTCTGGTGGCCGTTCGTCGAGGCGGTCCCGCCGGACCGGCAGGTCGACGCGTTCGTCACCGCGATCACCGACGCCGGGGTACAGCTCACCGGGCTGAACTTCTTCGCCGGCGACATGCCCGGCGGCGACCGCGGGCTGGTGTCCTGGCCGAAGCGGTCCGGCGAGTTCCGCGACAACATCGACGTCACCATTGGCATCGGCGAACGACTCGGGACCCGTGGCTTCAACGCCCTGTACGGCAACCGCGTCGACGGCGCGACCGAGCCGGATCAGGACGACGTCGCGGTCGAGAACCTCGCCCTCGCCGCCCGCGCCGCCGCCCGGATCGACGCGACCGTGCTGCTCGAGCCGGTCAGCGGCGCCCCGAAGTACCCGCTGAAGACGGCGGCCGACGCGCTCGCCGTGATCGACCGCGTCCAGGCGGCGTACGACGACGTACCCAACCTCGGTCTGCTCGCCGACCTGTACCACCTCGCGGTCAACGGCGACGACGTCGACCGGGTGATCGCCGAGCACACCGACCGGATCGCCCACGTCCAGATCGCCGACGCGCCCGGCCGGAACGAGCCTGGTACCGGCACGCTCGCGCTCGACCACCAGCTGACCGCCCTCGCGGCGAACGGCTACACCGGATGGGCCGGGCTCGAGTACAAGCCGTCCACCACATCAGAAGCAAGCTTCGACTGGCTCCCGTTCGAGCGCCGCTGA
- a CDS encoding PucR family transcriptional regulator, producing MVEVLLGELLDAPELGLRLLHSVGGVLDRPIGRLVTTDLLEPGRYLSGGEVVLTGLVWRRQADDSEVFVASVAGRGATTILAGKAQLGDVPPDLVDACRRYEVTLIEVPVEIAFADVTEYVAAAGSAETGARLSASLVRQRQLLSSIAAGRSLDELAARISAEIGHDCRVLTPTGRHVVPGPGELDAAAMDAVTKCFLTADRTPAVATAGDAAYSLFPVGSGFGNRLTAWVLVIDGDHNQWSRDHVEAVHELSAIAALDRARRDEGRRALRPLVADALALVESGAPQAEVAARLRQAGAHSERPMVVAVAELRDDGPSEVALSLLEDVALTVGPAVVAPGRDGLLVGFLPSTPELPEHLRRAFGRLGPGLNRGRLAVGISGETSIDALAGALEEARFAQRAAGAGRAPVSVVTSDEVASHVLLLATLPDDVRRTYTHRVLGAVLDHDRRTHADLLATLQAFLACSCSWTRTAESLHLHVNTVRYRIERVEQLTGRDLSRLEDRVDVFLALKSL from the coding sequence GTGGTAGAGGTGTTGCTTGGTGAGTTGCTGGACGCGCCGGAGTTGGGGTTGCGGTTGCTGCATTCGGTCGGCGGGGTGCTGGATCGGCCGATCGGGCGGCTGGTGACGACCGACCTGCTGGAGCCGGGGCGGTACCTGAGTGGTGGCGAGGTGGTGCTGACCGGGCTGGTTTGGCGGCGGCAGGCGGACGACAGCGAGGTGTTCGTCGCTTCGGTGGCGGGGCGTGGCGCGACCACGATCCTGGCCGGGAAAGCGCAGTTGGGTGACGTACCGCCGGATCTCGTGGACGCCTGCCGGCGGTACGAGGTGACGCTGATCGAGGTACCGGTCGAGATCGCCTTCGCGGACGTCACCGAGTACGTCGCCGCGGCCGGATCAGCCGAAACCGGCGCCCGGTTGTCCGCGAGTCTGGTACGCCAGCGGCAGCTGTTGTCGTCGATCGCGGCCGGGCGCAGCCTGGACGAACTGGCGGCCCGGATCTCCGCCGAGATCGGGCACGACTGCCGCGTACTCACGCCGACCGGCCGGCATGTCGTACCGGGTCCGGGCGAGCTGGATGCCGCCGCGATGGACGCGGTGACCAAGTGCTTCCTGACCGCGGACCGGACGCCGGCGGTGGCGACGGCCGGAGACGCGGCGTACAGCCTGTTCCCGGTCGGGTCCGGCTTCGGGAACCGGCTGACGGCCTGGGTGCTGGTGATCGACGGCGACCACAACCAGTGGTCGCGGGACCATGTCGAGGCGGTCCACGAGCTGTCCGCGATCGCCGCATTGGACCGCGCCAGGCGGGACGAAGGCCGCCGCGCGCTCCGCCCGCTGGTGGCTGACGCGTTGGCGCTGGTCGAGTCCGGCGCGCCCCAGGCCGAGGTCGCCGCCCGGCTGCGGCAGGCGGGCGCGCATTCGGAGCGCCCGATGGTGGTTGCCGTTGCCGAGCTGCGCGACGACGGTCCGAGCGAGGTCGCGCTGAGTCTGTTGGAGGACGTCGCGCTGACCGTCGGCCCAGCGGTGGTCGCGCCCGGCCGCGACGGTCTACTGGTCGGCTTCCTGCCGTCGACACCCGAGCTCCCCGAACATCTGCGCCGCGCGTTCGGCCGGCTCGGCCCGGGCCTGAACCGTGGCCGGCTCGCGGTCGGGATCAGCGGCGAGACGTCGATCGACGCCCTGGCCGGCGCACTGGAGGAAGCCCGGTTCGCTCAGCGCGCGGCCGGTGCCGGGCGGGCGCCGGTCTCGGTGGTGACGTCGGACGAGGTCGCCTCCCACGTACTGCTCCTCGCCACCCTCCCCGACGACGTACGCCGCACGTACACCCACCGTGTCCTCGGTGCCGTCCTCGATCACGACCGTCGTACGCACGCCGATCTGCTCGCGACCCTGCAGGCCTTCCTCGCCTGCTCGTGTTCCTGGACCCGGACCGCGGAGTCACTGCACCTGCACGTCAACACGGTCCGGTACCGGATCGAACGCGTTGAGCAACTGACCGGACGCGATCTGTCGCGACTCGAGGACCGGGTGGACGTGTTCCTGGCGCTCAAGTCGCTCTGA
- the uraD gene encoding 2-oxo-4-hydroxy-4-carboxy-5-ureidoimidazoline decarboxylase codes for MKAVPRPSRPERRISRHPVDQVLPPGKLAVYGTQHVLAFYAGAVIVPILLAGSIGLTTEQLIHLINADLFTCGIASIIQSVGFWKVGVRLPLLQGVTFTAVSPMIAIGLAAGGGTNGLLVIYGAVLVAGLATFFIAPFFSRLIRFFPPVVTGSVITIIGLALLPVAAGDAVGGAGPTAAPTSGKNMAYALGTLALIVLIQRVFKGFMATIAVLVGLVAGTLVAWAFGDAHFGAVGDAAWVGVTQPFYFGWPKFSIAAIISMVVVMLITAVETTGDVFATGEIVEKRIGREDIARALRADGLATTIGGVFNSFPYTCFAENVGLVRLTRIRSRWVVAAAGAIMILIGLVPKAGAIVAGVPHPVLGGAALAMFATVAVVGFQTLAKVDFHDHRNVVIVATSVGLAMYVTAQPQVAQAVPHWAEIIFGSGITLGSLTAIVLNILFHHVGKNYGPAVAGQPGDTVRLDQVNQMTREEFVGTFGSLFQGPRWAVERAWDMRPYADTHALRRSFQEALFSGSREEQLALIQAYPQLGSQFVADGLSGEASLRDQSDKGLTFLGEPERDELTAVTEAYRERFGFPLVISVRDAESFGRIVEQGRERLGNCENQEHAAALLEIAKIAGYRFDDFVSDANPIHSARNTRWSTNR; via the coding sequence ATGAAGGCAGTCCCGCGACCCAGCCGGCCCGAGCGCCGGATCAGCCGCCACCCTGTCGACCAGGTGCTGCCACCCGGCAAGCTCGCCGTGTACGGCACGCAACACGTACTCGCCTTCTACGCCGGCGCCGTGATCGTACCGATCCTGCTGGCCGGGTCGATCGGACTCACCACCGAGCAGCTCATCCACCTGATCAACGCGGACCTGTTCACCTGTGGAATCGCGTCGATCATCCAGTCCGTCGGGTTCTGGAAGGTCGGCGTCCGGCTGCCGCTGCTGCAGGGCGTCACCTTCACGGCGGTCTCGCCGATGATCGCGATCGGCCTCGCGGCCGGTGGTGGTACCAACGGTCTGCTGGTGATCTACGGCGCGGTCCTGGTCGCCGGGCTGGCCACGTTCTTCATCGCGCCGTTCTTCAGCCGGCTGATTCGGTTCTTCCCGCCGGTGGTGACCGGTTCGGTGATCACCATCATCGGGCTGGCGCTGCTGCCGGTCGCGGCCGGGGACGCGGTCGGCGGCGCCGGGCCGACGGCCGCGCCGACCAGCGGCAAGAACATGGCGTACGCGCTCGGCACGCTGGCCCTGATCGTGCTGATTCAGCGGGTCTTCAAGGGGTTCATGGCAACCATCGCGGTGCTGGTCGGCCTGGTCGCCGGAACACTGGTGGCCTGGGCGTTCGGCGACGCGCACTTCGGTGCCGTCGGGGACGCGGCCTGGGTGGGCGTGACGCAGCCGTTCTACTTCGGCTGGCCGAAGTTCTCGATCGCGGCGATCATCTCGATGGTCGTGGTGATGCTGATCACCGCGGTGGAGACGACTGGTGACGTCTTCGCGACCGGTGAGATCGTCGAGAAGCGGATCGGCCGCGAGGACATCGCCCGGGCGTTGCGCGCCGACGGTCTGGCGACCACGATCGGCGGCGTCTTCAACTCGTTCCCGTACACCTGCTTCGCCGAGAACGTCGGTCTGGTCCGGCTGACCCGGATTCGCAGCCGCTGGGTGGTCGCGGCGGCGGGCGCGATCATGATCCTGATCGGGCTGGTGCCGAAGGCCGGCGCGATCGTGGCCGGCGTACCGCATCCGGTCCTCGGTGGCGCGGCGCTGGCGATGTTCGCGACCGTGGCGGTGGTCGGCTTCCAGACCCTCGCGAAGGTCGACTTCCACGACCACCGGAACGTGGTGATCGTCGCGACCAGCGTCGGCCTGGCCATGTACGTGACCGCGCAACCGCAGGTCGCGCAGGCCGTACCGCACTGGGCCGAGATCATCTTCGGCAGCGGCATCACGCTCGGCAGCCTGACCGCGATCGTGCTGAACATCCTGTTCCACCACGTCGGCAAGAACTACGGTCCGGCGGTCGCGGGGCAGCCCGGTGACACGGTCCGGCTCGACCAGGTGAACCAGATGACCCGCGAGGAGTTCGTCGGGACGTTCGGCAGCCTGTTCCAGGGTCCGCGCTGGGCGGTCGAGCGGGCGTGGGACATGCGCCCGTACGCCGACACGCACGCGCTGCGACGGTCCTTCCAGGAGGCCCTGTTCTCCGGCTCGCGGGAGGAGCAGCTTGCGCTGATCCAGGCGTACCCGCAGCTCGGGTCGCAGTTCGTCGCGGACGGTCTGAGTGGCGAGGCGTCGCTGCGGGACCAGTCCGACAAGGGCCTCACCTTCCTGGGCGAACCGGAGCGCGACGAACTGACCGCGGTCACCGAGGCGTACCGCGAACGGTTCGGGTTCCCGCTGGTGATCTCGGTACGGGACGCGGAGTCGTTCGGCCGGATCGTCGAGCAGGGCCGCGAACGGCTCGGCAACTGCGAGAACCAGGAGCACGCCGCCGCGCTGCTCGAGATCGCGAAGATCGCCGGGTACCGGTTCGACGACTTCGTGTCCGATGCCAACCCGATCCACAGTGCCCGCAACACCCGTTGGAGTACGAACCGATGA
- the xdhB gene encoding xanthine dehydrogenase molybdopterin binding subunit — protein sequence MSSLSERPAVAVVGVPLPHESAALHVTGTALYTDDLVQRTRDVLHAYPVQSPHAHARVTALRVKPAYDVPGVVRVLTSEDVPGVNDAGVKHDEPLFPGEVKFNGHAVCWVLADTLEAARLGASAVEVEYEPLPSLVTVREAIEAESFQGIGRQLERGDVDAALAEAAQVFSGEFEFAGQEHFYLETHAALAQVDEAGQIFVQSSTQHPSETQEIVAHVLGLASHSVTVQCLRMGGGFGGKEMQPHGFAAIAALGATLTGRPVRLRLNRTQDMTMSGKRHGFHSKWTVGFSNDGRLVALDATLTADGGWSLDLSEPVLARAMCHIDNAYEIPHVRVVGQIAKTNKTSQTAFRGFGGPQGMLVIEDILGRCAPLLGYDPLELRRRNFYQPGDATPYGQPVRHADRLESCWSQVIAGGNVAERQAEIAAFNASHQQVKRGLAMTPVKFGISFNLTAFNQAGALVHVYKDGSVLINHGGTEMGQGLHTKMLQVAATTLGVPLARVRLAPTRTDKVPNTSATAASSGADLNGAAIKNACDQIRDRLAQVAGGRLGISPADVRFEDGTVRGLSGDGIPWNELVGAAYMQRVQLWAAGFYRTEGLHWDANAMRGEPFKYFAYGVAASEVEVDGFTGAYTLRRVDIVHDVGDSLSPLIDIGQIEGGFVQGAGWLTLEDLRWDESTGDRRGRLATQAASTYKLPSFSEMPEVFNVRLLEKAHEDGAVYGSKAVGEPPLMLAFSVREALREAAAAFGPVGTSVDLPSPATPEAVYWAVERARGGVSWSG from the coding sequence ATGAGCTCGCTGTCCGAACGCCCAGCCGTCGCGGTCGTCGGCGTACCCCTCCCGCACGAGAGCGCCGCGTTGCACGTGACCGGAACCGCCTTGTACACGGACGATCTGGTGCAGCGTACGCGTGACGTGCTGCATGCGTACCCGGTCCAATCCCCGCACGCCCACGCACGCGTGACTGCACTACGAGTGAAGCCGGCGTACGACGTACCAGGTGTCGTCCGCGTACTGACCAGTGAGGACGTGCCCGGTGTGAACGACGCCGGGGTGAAGCACGACGAGCCGTTGTTCCCGGGCGAGGTGAAGTTCAACGGGCACGCGGTCTGCTGGGTGCTCGCGGACACTCTGGAGGCGGCGCGGCTCGGGGCATCAGCGGTGGAGGTCGAGTACGAGCCACTGCCGTCGTTGGTGACCGTCCGCGAGGCCATCGAGGCCGAGAGCTTCCAGGGCATCGGGCGGCAGCTGGAGCGCGGTGACGTCGATGCGGCGCTGGCCGAGGCGGCGCAGGTGTTCAGTGGTGAGTTCGAATTCGCCGGGCAGGAGCACTTCTACCTTGAGACGCATGCCGCGCTGGCGCAGGTGGACGAGGCCGGCCAGATCTTCGTCCAGTCGAGTACGCAGCATCCGTCGGAAACTCAGGAGATCGTCGCGCATGTACTCGGGCTGGCCAGTCACTCGGTGACGGTGCAGTGCCTGCGGATGGGCGGCGGATTCGGCGGCAAGGAGATGCAGCCGCACGGGTTCGCGGCGATCGCGGCGCTGGGCGCGACGCTGACCGGACGACCGGTGCGGTTGCGGTTGAATCGGACGCAGGACATGACGATGTCCGGCAAACGGCATGGATTCCACAGCAAGTGGACTGTTGGGTTCTCCAACGATGGTCGACTGGTCGCGCTGGATGCGACGCTGACGGCCGACGGCGGGTGGAGCCTCGATCTGTCGGAGCCGGTACTCGCGCGGGCGATGTGCCATATCGACAACGCGTACGAGATCCCGCACGTACGCGTCGTCGGGCAGATCGCGAAGACGAACAAGACGTCGCAGACCGCATTCCGTGGTTTCGGTGGGCCGCAGGGGATGCTGGTGATCGAGGACATCCTCGGGCGCTGCGCGCCGCTGCTCGGGTACGACCCGCTGGAGCTGCGACGGCGCAACTTCTACCAGCCAGGTGACGCGACCCCGTACGGGCAGCCGGTACGGCACGCGGACCGGCTGGAATCGTGCTGGAGTCAAGTGATTGCCGGCGGCAACGTCGCCGAGCGGCAGGCGGAGATCGCGGCCTTCAACGCGTCGCATCAGCAGGTGAAGCGTGGGTTGGCGATGACGCCGGTGAAGTTCGGGATCTCGTTCAACCTCACCGCATTCAACCAGGCCGGGGCGCTGGTGCACGTCTACAAGGACGGGTCGGTGCTGATCAACCACGGCGGCACCGAGATGGGACAGGGCCTGCACACGAAGATGTTGCAGGTCGCGGCGACCACGCTCGGCGTGCCGCTGGCCCGGGTCCGGCTGGCGCCGACGCGGACGGACAAGGTGCCGAACACCTCCGCGACCGCCGCATCGTCCGGCGCCGACCTGAACGGCGCGGCGATCAAGAACGCGTGCGATCAGATCCGGGACCGGCTGGCGCAGGTCGCCGGTGGGCGGCTCGGGATCAGCCCGGCGGACGTCCGGTTCGAGGACGGCACCGTCCGTGGCCTGTCCGGCGACGGCATTCCCTGGAACGAGCTCGTCGGTGCGGCGTACATGCAGCGGGTGCAGTTGTGGGCGGCCGGGTTCTACCGGACCGAAGGCCTGCACTGGGACGCGAACGCGATGCGCGGCGAGCCCTTCAAGTACTTCGCGTACGGCGTCGCCGCATCGGAAGTCGAGGTCGACGGGTTCACCGGGGCGTACACGCTACGCCGGGTCGACATCGTGCATGACGTCGGCGACAGCCTCAGCCCCCTGATCGACATCGGGCAGATCGAAGGCGGTTTCGTCCAGGGCGCCGGATGGTTGACGCTGGAGGATCTCCGCTGGGACGAAAGCACGGGTGACCGTCGTGGCAGGCTGGCGACGCAGGCGGCGAGTACGTACAAACTGCCGAGCTTCTCGGAGATGCCCGAGGTCTTCAACGTGCGCTTACTGGAGAAGGCGCACGAGGACGGCGCGGTGTACGGCTCGAAGGCGGTCGGTGAACCGCCGTTGATGCTTGCGTTCTCGGTCCGCGAGGCGCTGCGGGAGGCGGCGGCCGCGTTCGGCCCGGTGGGTACGAGCGTCGATCTGCCGTCGCCGGCGACACCTGAGGCCGTCTATTGGGCGGTCGAGCGGGCGCGTGGAGGTGTGTCATGGAGTGGCTGA
- the guaD gene encoding guanine deaminase, producing the protein MTIFRGTFVDTPDNPFGGAALRVGTDAGLLVQDGVIVARSPFSDLRRAHPAEPVVDLSDGIVLPGFVDTHVHFPQIRAVGGLGLPLLEWLDRYALPEEARMADAEYAKGVATEFVNGLAAAGTTSALVFGAHYPDAVDALFNAASSIGLRITSGLVLSDRLLRPELLTTPVRAYAESLALSNRWHNVGRNRYAVTPRFSLSCTDDLLATCRELMDAIPGALFTSHVNENEAEIASVADLFGGSDYVTTYDRHGLVDRRTVLAHNVHPTDVELKTLATSGATVAHCPTSNAALGSGLFPLHRHLQYGVRVALGSDVGAGTGFSLLKEGLQAYFCQQLLGDQGRPLTAAHLLYLSTAAGAEALDLPQVGHLSVGRQFDAQLLRPAPDSPLAVALQHAEDTEEALARIFTLGAPTDIQAVWIAGDLLN; encoded by the coding sequence ATGACCATCTTTCGTGGCACCTTCGTCGACACGCCGGACAACCCGTTCGGCGGCGCCGCCCTGCGCGTCGGCACCGACGCCGGACTGCTCGTCCAGGACGGCGTGATCGTTGCCCGCAGCCCCTTCTCCGATCTGCGTCGCGCCCACCCGGCCGAGCCGGTCGTCGACCTGTCCGACGGCATCGTCCTCCCCGGCTTCGTCGACACCCACGTGCACTTCCCGCAGATCCGCGCCGTCGGCGGCCTCGGACTTCCGTTGCTCGAATGGCTGGACCGCTACGCCCTCCCCGAGGAAGCCCGGATGGCCGACGCCGAGTACGCGAAAGGCGTCGCCACCGAGTTCGTCAACGGCCTGGCCGCCGCGGGTACGACCTCGGCCCTGGTCTTCGGCGCCCACTACCCCGACGCCGTCGACGCACTCTTCAACGCTGCCTCGTCGATCGGCCTGCGCATCACCTCCGGCCTGGTCCTGAGCGACCGCCTGCTCCGCCCAGAGCTCCTCACCACTCCAGTACGCGCGTACGCCGAATCGCTCGCCCTTTCGAACCGCTGGCACAACGTCGGCCGCAACCGGTACGCCGTCACACCACGCTTCTCGCTCTCCTGCACCGACGACCTGCTCGCCACCTGCCGCGAACTGATGGACGCCATCCCCGGCGCCCTCTTCACCTCCCATGTGAACGAGAACGAGGCAGAGATCGCCAGCGTCGCGGACCTGTTCGGCGGCAGCGACTACGTCACCACGTACGACCGGCACGGTCTGGTCGACCGTCGTACCGTCCTGGCCCACAACGTCCACCCGACCGACGTGGAGCTCAAGACCCTCGCGACCAGCGGCGCCACCGTCGCGCACTGCCCGACCAGCAACGCGGCCCTCGGCAGCGGCCTCTTCCCCTTGCACCGCCACCTCCAGTACGGAGTACGCGTCGCGCTTGGTTCCGATGTCGGCGCCGGCACCGGATTCTCCTTGCTGAAGGAAGGCCTGCAGGCGTACTTCTGCCAGCAACTCCTCGGCGACCAGGGCCGCCCGCTGACCGCCGCCCACCTCCTCTACCTGTCCACCGCCGCGGGCGCGGAGGCCTTGGACCTACCCCAGGTAGGCCACCTTTCGGTCGGCCGGCAGTTCGACGCGCAACTGCTCCGCCCGGCCCCGGACTCGCCGTTGGCCGTGGCGCTCCAGCACGCCGAGGACACCGAGGAAGCGCTGGCCCGCATCTTCACCCTCGGCGCGCCCACCGATATCCAGGCTGTCTGGATCGCCGGCGACCTGCTCAACTGA
- a CDS encoding xanthine dehydrogenase small subunit, whose amino-acid sequence MTTQALRSPALTVNGEVTAIGDVSVHTTVLDWLRDKGLTGAKEGCAEGECGACSVLVARAGTDAPTEWTAVNACLLPIASLDGQELVTSEGLGSAAELHPVQKEMAVRGGSQCGYCTPGFVCSMAAEYYRPGRTCGAGDHEHGENGFDLHSLSGNLCRCTGYRPIRDAAYALGDPTEHDALAVRRHSPPPAAAPTGIVSGEAEFIRPTTLDQALTVLADRTDAQVVAGSTDLGVQVNIFGSRPALTVAIDRLEELREFSFGPTEVRLGAALTLTEIERRLAGRVPLLGQLFPQFASRLIRNGATIGGNLGTGSPIGDTPPALLALDASLVLASARGQRIVELAEYFTGYRQTVKAADELIRTIVIPLPLAPMTAFHKIAKRRFDDISSVAIGYALTVTDGVIQDIRIGLGGVAATPLRARDTEAALINQPWSEETVRTAAAVLAAEGTPMDDHRASSAYRSAMLGQSLLRFYHQEVSA is encoded by the coding sequence ATGACCACTCAAGCTCTGCGATCCCCCGCTTTGACCGTGAATGGTGAGGTCACCGCGATCGGCGACGTGTCCGTACACACCACCGTCCTCGACTGGCTGCGTGACAAGGGACTGACCGGCGCGAAGGAAGGTTGTGCGGAAGGCGAGTGTGGCGCGTGTTCGGTACTGGTCGCGCGCGCCGGGACCGATGCGCCGACCGAGTGGACCGCGGTGAATGCGTGCCTACTGCCGATCGCCTCGCTCGACGGGCAGGAGCTGGTCACTTCCGAAGGACTGGGGTCAGCCGCCGAGCTGCACCCGGTTCAGAAGGAGATGGCCGTACGCGGCGGCTCGCAGTGTGGCTACTGCACGCCCGGGTTCGTCTGCAGCATGGCGGCGGAGTACTACCGCCCGGGACGTACCTGTGGCGCGGGTGATCACGAGCATGGCGAGAACGGGTTCGATCTCCACTCGTTGAGCGGCAACCTGTGTCGCTGCACTGGCTATCGTCCGATCCGCGACGCCGCCTACGCCCTCGGTGATCCGACCGAGCACGACGCGCTGGCCGTACGCCGCCACTCACCGCCCCCGGCGGCGGCGCCGACCGGCATCGTCTCCGGCGAGGCCGAGTTCATCCGGCCGACCACACTCGATCAGGCGCTGACGGTGCTGGCCGACCGGACCGACGCCCAGGTCGTCGCTGGTTCGACCGACCTGGGCGTACAGGTGAACATCTTCGGCTCCCGCCCGGCGCTGACCGTCGCGATCGATCGGCTGGAGGAGCTGCGTGAGTTCAGCTTCGGTCCGACCGAGGTACGCCTCGGCGCCGCGCTGACGCTGACCGAGATCGAGCGCCGCCTGGCCGGCCGCGTCCCGTTGCTGGGCCAGCTCTTCCCACAGTTCGCATCGCGGCTGATCCGGAACGGCGCGACCATCGGCGGCAACCTCGGTACCGGCTCGCCGATCGGCGACACCCCGCCGGCGCTGCTCGCCCTCGACGCTTCGCTCGTACTGGCGTCCGCGCGCGGCCAGCGGATCGTCGAACTGGCGGAGTACTTCACCGGGTACCGGCAAACGGTGAAGGCAGCGGACGAGCTGATCCGGACGATCGTGATCCCGTTGCCGTTGGCACCGATGACCGCTTTCCACAAGATCGCGAAACGACGTTTCGACGACATCTCCAGCGTCGCGATCGGGTACGCCCTGACCGTCACCGACGGTGTCATCCAGGACATCCGCATCGGCCTCGGCGGTGTCGCGGCGACGCCGTTGCGGGCGCGGGACACCGAGGCGGCCCTGATCAATCAGCCGTGGAGCGAGGAGACGGTACGGACCGCGGCGGCGGTGCTGGCGGCCGAAGGTACGCCGATGGACGATCACCGCGCCAGTTCCGCGTACCGCTCCGCGATGCTCGGCCAGTCGTTGCTGCGCTTCTACCACCAGGAGGTGAGCGCATGA
- the xdhC gene encoding xanthine dehydrogenase accessory protein XdhC: MEWLKAIQLLRTGRRAGVLVTVMSVRGHAPREAGAKMVVADDNVWSTVGGGNLEALAISRSRAMIADGVTVPEVLTAALSDKAPYQHGVQCCGGEVKLLLEPLPVVPSVAIFGVGHVGMELARILARHDIELHLVDSRAEQLAPERLRVLDDAVAQVHVHNVPVLPELVVGELPPGTHAVIMTHDHAEDAALCDAAIRTEQLATIGLIGSSAKWTRFQRKLTEDGNTATAIARITTPIGLPDLPGKEPVVIAVSVAAWLLQRFATTPSPAPASSPAAPPRTPASPSSAPSPTPTSAPAGPGPSLASSPAERQTVSAHSAGRQHAPAQREATA, encoded by the coding sequence ATGGAGTGGCTGAAGGCGATCCAGTTGCTGCGTACGGGACGGCGCGCGGGTGTGCTTGTCACGGTGATGTCCGTTCGCGGGCATGCGCCGCGGGAGGCCGGCGCGAAGATGGTGGTTGCCGATGACAACGTCTGGTCGACTGTTGGCGGCGGCAACCTCGAGGCGCTGGCGATCTCGCGGTCGCGGGCGATGATCGCTGATGGGGTGACGGTTCCCGAGGTGCTGACGGCGGCGTTGTCGGACAAGGCGCCGTACCAGCACGGGGTGCAGTGTTGTGGTGGAGAGGTGAAGCTGTTGCTGGAACCGTTGCCGGTGGTGCCTTCGGTCGCGATCTTCGGGGTCGGGCATGTGGGGATGGAGCTGGCGCGCATCCTTGCCCGGCATGACATCGAGCTGCATTTGGTGGATTCGCGGGCGGAGCAGTTGGCGCCGGAGCGGTTGCGGGTGCTGGATGACGCGGTCGCGCAGGTGCACGTACACAACGTGCCGGTGCTGCCTGAGCTCGTGGTCGGGGAGTTGCCGCCCGGTACGCACGCGGTGATCATGACGCATGATCATGCCGAGGATGCGGCGTTGTGCGATGCGGCGATCCGTACCGAGCAGCTGGCGACGATCGGGCTGATCGGGTCGAGCGCCAAGTGGACCCGGTTCCAGCGCAAGCTCACCGAGGACGGCAACACCGCGACGGCGATCGCCCGCATCACCACCCCGATCGGCCTACCCGACCTCCCCGGAAAGGAGCCGGTCGTCATCGCGGTCAGCGTCGCCGCCTGGCTCCTCCAACGCTTCGCCACCACCCCATCCCCCGCTCCCGCATCATCACCCGCCGCGCCACCCCGCACTCCCGCATCACCGTCCTCGGCGCCATCCCCCACCCCCACTTCAGCGCCCGCCGGGCCGGGCCCATCCCTCGCTTCTTCACCCGCCGAGCGGCAAACCGTCTCGGCCCATTCTGCCGGGCGACAGCATGCTCCGGCTCAGCGTGAGGCAACCGCATGA